One genomic region from Labeo rohita strain BAU-BD-2019 chromosome 7, IGBB_LRoh.1.0, whole genome shotgun sequence encodes:
- the cilp gene encoding LOW QUALITY PROTEIN: cartilage intermediate layer protein 1 (The sequence of the model RefSeq protein was modified relative to this genomic sequence to represent the inferred CDS: deleted 1 base in 1 codon) — translation MGCLSTWIFLLFLSGITGTFSQDDYEWTTWFNVDHPGGKGDYEKLNAIRFYYRARVCEVPRALEARTTEWIPARSTGERVHADPTVGFWCVNDEQPVGRNCSNYAVRFLCPKEIVPEVEEVVWGPWSDWSLCPAQCDHVAIQHRSRSCRSTSKQCNGQTVEARSCKGPPCPRCDLQCVMGKVNDECNGCMCLDHTVLGSVRSAGGLPAPGAAILRAGSSPKLLTVTDHNGHFQVPGICPDGNTTLMIKLKNHAPHQVAVPPSTERTSVVHLKLERAKKLYVLKNPENKARREGQTAAFCCKIDGTPEPNQYEWFHNDTLLDRSQYQYDETLVLRNLTLDHTGEYYCRASNENGAIKSKPATLTVIGQTAPSCNPKPDSHPIRLPHDCFQNETNSFYYDVGKCPTSTCTGKLDNGIRCKDSVSYCCGISNMEKKEITCQGYQLPIMVVTQCGCKTCVDTKAIVRGRAIAADTGEPMRFGHVYMDGTRVSRTGYKGTFSIQVPTNTERLVLTFVDNMQKFVNTTKVLPFNPKGGAVFHEIKLLRKKPAVIISSRETNKLDLGEAKGQDPIAEIEIPPNAFYKENGEVFMGNVKASVTFLDPRDVSTAAAAQSDLNFIGDEGDTLPLRTYGMFSVDFRDEEGGEPLNAGEVKVRLDAAQVKMPEHLKTMKLWSLNPDTGLWEEEGQFHAEKKQRGKREERTFLIGNMEIRERRLFNLDVPENRRCYVKVRAFRSERYMPSEQTEGVVMTLINMEPTPGFSTNPRAWGRFDSVITGPNGACLPAFCDEQKPDAYSAYVMANLGGEELEAVASSPKLNPNIIGVPQPYLNKLNYRRTDHDDPRIKKTAFSINVAKPRSNTAEEANGPVYPFDKLKECEEAPFSAAHFRFSRVEGDRYDYNTVPFNEDDPMSWTEDYLSWWPKPMEYRACYIKVKLNSAHELNIRSRNMGGTHPKTVGQLYGIRDTRSIRDMDQSTVSAVCLEFKCSGMLYDQDRVDRTLVKVMPQGSCKRDSVNSMLQEYLVNHLPLAVNNDTNEFTMLAPLDPLGHNYGIYTVTDQDPRTAKEIALGRCFDGTSDGTSRVMKSNAGVALTFTCGDKEVTRQSMFQQMQNSLGQATAGSARPGRGNRRQRGGSTAPRNSKRRSTRNSYTRAQTIG, via the exons ATGGGCTGCCTCTCAACATGGATCTTTCTTCTGTTTCTGTCGGGAATTACAGGCACCTTTTCTCAAG ATGATTATGAGTGGACTACATGGTTCAATGTAGATCACCCTGGAGGGAAGGGAGACTACGAAAAGCTGAACGCCATTCGTTTTTATTATCGAGCCCGTGTCTGTGAGGTTCCTCGAGCTCTAGAGGCACGCACTACCGAGTGGATCCCAGCTCGCAGCACCGGGGAAAGAGTACATGCTGACCCAACTGTGGGCTTCTGGTGTGTCAATGATGAACAGCCTGTTGGGAGGAACTGCTCAAACTATGCTGTACGTTTCCTGTGCCCTAAAG AAATTGTTCCAGAAGTTGAAGAAGTGGTATGGGGTCCATGGTCAGACTGGAGTCTGTGCCCAGCTCAGTGCGATCACGTTGCAATACAGCATCGCTCTAGAAGCTGCAGATCCACTTCCAAACAATGCAATGGCCAAACTGTCGAGGCTAGGTCATGCAAAGGGCCACCTTGTCCAC GCTGTGATCTGCAGTGTGTGATGGGCAAGGTAAACGATGAGTGCAATGGCTGCATGTGCCTGGATCATACCGTTTTAGGATCAGTCCGTAGTGCC GGGGGTCTCCCTGCACCTGGAGCTGCCATCCTCCGTGCTGGGTCCAGCCCCAAACTCCTTACTGTAACTGATCACAATGGCCATTTTCAAGTCCCTGGAATCTGCCCAGATGGCAACACGACACTAATGATCAAGCTGAAAAACCACGCTCCACACCAAGTTGCTGTGCCCCCAAGCACTGAACGCACCTCTGTTGTCCATTTGAAGCTGGAGAGAGCAA AAAAACTGTATGTGTTGAAAAACCCTGAGAACAAGGCCAGGAGGGAAGGTCAGACAGCTGCCTTCTGTTGTAAGATTGATGGCACACCTGAACCCAACCAGTATGAATG GTTCCACAACGATACTCTGCTGGACAGGAGTCAATATCAGTATGACGAGACATTGGTTCTGAGGAATCTCACTTTGGACCATACAGGAGAATACTACTGCAGAGCCAGCAATGAGAACGGAGCCATCAAATCTAAGCCAGCCACCCTTACAGTTATTG GTCAAACGGCACCATCATGCAACCCTAAGCCTGATTCCCATCCGATCCGACTACCACACGACTGCTTTCAAAACGAGACTAACTCTTTCTACTACGATGTGGGAAAATGCCCAACATCTACGTGCACAGGGAAGCTGGATAACGGCATCAGATGCAAAGACTCAGTTTCCTACTGCTGTGGAATTTCAAACATGGAGAAGAAGGAAATTACATGTCAGGGATATCAGTTGCCCATCATGGTAGTGACTCAGTGTGGTTGTAAAACATGTGTGGACACAAAGGCTATCGTTCGTGGACGTGCTATCGCAGCAGACACCGGTGAGCCCATGAGGTTTGGACACGTCTACATGGATGGCACAAGAGTAAGTCGAACTGGATACAAAGGCACATTCTCTATCCAGGTACCAACAAACACAGAGCGTCTGGTCCTCACCTTCGTGGACAACATGCAGAAGTTTGTGAATACCACCAAAGTGCTACCATTCAATCCTAAAGGTGGAGCTGTGTTCCACGAGATCAAGCTGTTGAGGAAAAAGCCAGCTGTGATCATTAGCTCAAGAGAGACTAATAAGCTAGATCTTGGTGAGGCAAAAGGCCAGGATCCCATTGCTGAGATTGAGATCCCACCAAATGCATTCTATAAAGAAAACGGAGAGGTGTTCATGGGAAACGTCAAGGCTAGTGTGACTTTCCTCGACCCTAGGGACGTATCAACAGCAGCGGCAGCCCAAAGTGATCTTAACTTCATTGGTGATGAAGGTGACACTCTGCCCTTGAGGACCTATGGAATGTTCTCTGTGGACTTTAGGGATGAAGAAGGAGGTGAGCCGCTCAACGCCGGAGAGGTGAAAGTGCGTCTCGATGCAGCACAAGTTAAGATGCCCGAGCACTTGAAGACAATGAAATTATGGTCCCTTAATCCTGATACAGGTTTGTGGGAGGAGGAAGGCCAGTTCCATGCTGAGAAGAAGCAACGGGGAAAAAGAGAGGAAAGAACCTTCCTCATAGGTAACATGGAAATCCGTGAGAGACGGCTGTTTAACTTGGATGTTCCTGAGAACAGGAGATGTTACGTGAAAGTGCGAGCTTTCCGCAGCGAACGGTACATGCCTAGTGAGCAAACTGAAGGAGTCGTGATGACTTTAATAAATATGGAGCCCACGCCAGGGTTTTCAACCAACCCTCGGGCTTGGGGTAGATTTGATAGTGTCATCACTGGCCCAAATGGTGCATGTCTTCCAGCCTTCTGTGATGAACAGAAACCAGATGCATATTCAGCCTACGTCATGGCAAACCTCGGGGGAGAAGAGCTAGAGGCAGTAGCATCTTCTCCAAAGTTGAATCCTAACATCATTGGCGTCCCGCAACCCTACTTGAATAAACTTAACTACAGACGTACAGACCATGACGATCCCAGAATAAAAAAGACAGCGTTCAGCATCAATGTGGCCAAACCTCGGTCGAACACCGCTGAGGAGGCCAATGGTCCGGTTTATCCATTTGATAAACTTAAAGAGTGTGAGGAAGCTCCATTCAGTGCAGCTCATTTCCGTTTCTCAAGAGTTGAAGGAGATCGGTATGATTACAACACAGTGCCTTTTAACGAGGACGATCCCATGAGCTGGACTGAAGACTATTTGAGTTGGTGGCCAAAGCCCATGGAATACAGGGCCTGCTACATTAAGGTAAAACTTAACAGCGCCCATGAGCTCAACATTCGGTCTCGTAATATGGGAGGTACCCATCCAAAAACCGTTGGCCAACTGTATGGCATTCGAGACACCAGGAGCATCCGAGATATGGACCAATCAACTGTTTCAGCAGTGTGCCTGGAGTTTAAGTGCAGCGGGATGCTGTATGATCAAGACCGAGTGGATCGGACTCTCGTGAAAGTAATGCCTCAGGGCAGCTGCAAGCGAGACAGTGTGAACAGCATGCTACAGGAATACTTGGTGAACCACCTTCCACTGGCTGTCAACAACGACACAAATGAGTTCACCATGCTTGCACCTCTAGACCCACTGGGCCACAACTACGGTATATATACAGTGACTGACCAAGATCCTCGGACAGCCAAAGAAATTGCACTTGGCCGTTGCTTTGATGGTACATCAGATGGCACCTCTCGAGTCATGAAGAGCAACGCAGGAGTGGCATTAACATTCACCTGCGGTGATAAAGAGGTCACCAGGCAGAGCATGTTCCAGCAGATGCAGAACTCACTGGGTCAGGCCACAGCTGGAAGCGCAAGGCCGGGAAGAGGAAACCGGAGGCAGAGAGGGGGCTCAACAGCACCTCGCAATAGTAAAAGGAGGAGTACTCGTAATTCTTACACACGTGCCCAAACCATTGGTTGA
- the eif3jb gene encoding eukaryotic translation initiation factor 3 subunit J-B yields the protein MADSDDWDADNFEPTEPIVSGAGRLDRWEGEDEEEDVKDNWDDEEEEEKEEEKKVEQTKADKPPEKKKLSDKIKEKEILQKKKQEELKKKMHETEQSETLSPEEELAEKLRLKKLQEEADMELAREAFGVDPAAANASTTVITTNNASGIEAMCPSSKDDFVAFEKVLKDKITQFEKSVHYSSFLESLFRELCISLEVDDLKKISNSLSVLLSERQRQEKEKKANKKKKKGVVPGGGLKANMRDDFADYGGFDDGYGNDYDDFM from the exons ATGGCGGATTCCGACGACTGGG ACGCTGATAACTTCGAGCCAACTGAGCCGATCGTAAGTGGCGCCGGGCGGCTGGATCGATGGGAAGGCGAGGACGAGGAGGAAGACGTGAAG gACAACTGGgatgatgaggaggaggaggaaaaggaagaagaaaagaaagttgAACAGACAAAAGCAG ACAAACCCCCTGAGAAGAAAAAATTAAGTgataaaataaaagagaaagaaattttgcaaaagaaaaaacaagaggAGTTGAAAAAGAAG ATGCATGAAACAGAGCAAAGTGAGACCCTATCACCAGAGGAGGAGCTTGCCGAAAAGCTTCGACTGAAGAAACTGCAGGAGGAGGCAGACATGGAATTGGCCCGTGAGGCATTTG GTGTTGATCCTGCTGCTGCAAATGCCTCTACTACTGTTATCACAACCAACAATGCCTCTGGAATTGAAGCCATGTGCCCTTCATCCAAAGATGACTTTGTTGCATTTGAAAAAGTACTGAAAGATAAGATAACACAGTTTGAAAAATCAGTGCATTATTCCAGCTTTTTGGAGTCACTGTTTCGAGAGCTTTGTATTTCGT TGGAAGTAGATGACCTGAAGAAAATAAGTAATTCTTTGTCTGTTCTGCTCAGTGAAAGACAAAGGCAAGAAAAG GAAAAGAAagcaaataagaaaaagaagaaaggtGTAGTCCCTGGCGGTGGATTAAAAGCAAACATGAGAGATGACTTTGCTGATTATGGCGGTTTTGATGATGGCTATGGCAATGACTATGATGACTTCATGTGA